From the Gossypium hirsutum isolate 1008001.06 chromosome A02, Gossypium_hirsutum_v2.1, whole genome shotgun sequence genome, the window ATTGCAGAAGAAGATGATTTCCAAGATGCTCAAGAGGTTACTTCTAAAGTTTTAGAAGATTTAAGTATTGATCTTAACATTAATAATCAGGATAAAGAGATTGAGAGAGAGATTGATGTCTTGGTACAACAAGAAAATCAAGGGACTGGAGAGCATGCAGTTTCGATTGGTTAACAAGCTATCGAAACTCATGTTGAAACAACTGATGCGACAGAAAACAGAACAGAAGATGTTTCTAAGCACAATGAACTAATGGTTGATGTTAAGGCCATTGAACTTGAAGTACCTTTGGCTTCTAAGCATAGAGaagcaaaaaggaaaagaaaataggCGATGGAATCCACTGAACCAGTCACTGGatcaaaaaggaaaaaggagcaagatcaaaatttgagtttaatGCTATCCAGGTAAAACCATCAAGGCCTCTCGTTTTTGGAATAATATGCTACGAAAAAGATGAAACTCTCTCTCTCAGGAAAGCTTTGTTAAAGAGAGAAACATAGATTATGTAGGTTTTGGAAAGGTTAGTGTTCTAGATCACTTGAATGCACAAAACCTTATGACGTCAATCTCATATGCGAAATCTTTTGTCTAGGAGATATACAGCAGTTCTATACGTAACCTTTTGTCTCCTAGATATTTGAGTGTAACATATGCCATCCTTCACATAATTGGACACCATCAAGCATCAACTCATTCTTCAACAATTAACAAGAAGCTTTCTAGATAGGTACAACGATCTCATTTAATCTAGGAGAAATAATTTGTAACCCGATTGTTCTTGAACCTAAGATTTAAGATTTCCAAGAGGATGATACTGAGGAAGCCAATGTTCCAACAACATATTTGAATGCTTCTGTATGGCCTTTTGCAGCAACTCAAAAGGCCAAGGTTATTTATTAATTGAAGATTGAATTGAACAGCATCAACACTGATATGCAGAAGTTAGTAGAGAAGAAGAGGAGGTTTGCAAGTCTTATCGAGGATCTAGGGCATGCCACTTGGTAAAAGGGAGCTTTTGACATCTTTATCAAAATGGGGAGAGAATTGAAGGAAATGAAAATGTCTGGTTGTTTAATTTTTACCTTCAAATTCTAGCTCTGTTTTATTTTGGAACTCATTTGGTTTGTAATAACTCTTTGATGGATTTCTATATACTCTCATTTTATGCCTGATTCAAGTTATAATTGTTCATGATCTTTTATTTGGAAAACAGAAGTGTAGAAACATTTATAAGATGCAAAACCAATGGTGGTTTTTTGTTATTACACAAACAGATAAAGATGGATACCAAAGTCAAAAGATTAggctattttttatttattttgttggcAAAGAATATTAAGTTATTGTGTGAAGTCCAAAAtaaagttatatgtaaataaaggCTAATGCTGGATCTCACACAAATATCTAAATCATTCATTCGCATCTAGTCCTCACAATCATACTATAAACCCACCTGCACCCATCCCTTTTAATTTTCTATTCCTCTATTTTCCCAGCTCCTCACGCCTTTCCCAACTCTTTGTATTTCCCTTCACAGTAAGTTCTTGATCTTTCTTCTAAAGGTCAAACGTTTGAACTTCAACcctcccccccccaaaaaaaaaaaagaaaaaaaaagaaaagaaaacatgaCAAACTACGGCACAATCCCGACTTCATCGACGGCAGGACCCTCGGCGAACATCGGATACCTATCTCGAGCCAAGGAACGTATCAAAGAAGGGCTTGGAGCTCGGCGTCCATGGAAACTTATGTTCAACTTTCACTCCATCAACTTCCCTGGGAACCTCTCCGAAGCTATTACCAGGGTCAGAACTAACGTTGCTTACTTCCGCATGAACTACGCCATGATCGTGCTTCTCATCCTTTTCCTTAGCCTTTTATGGCACCCCATCTCCCTCTTAGTCTTCGTAGCTATGATGGCCGCTTGGTTGTTCTTGTATTTCCTGAGGGATGAGCCTCTAGTTGTTTTCCGCCGTACGATCGACGATCGCGTGGTGCTGGTGGTGTTGGGGGTTTTGACCATCGTGTTCCTGCTGTTGACTGATGCCACCACCAATATTTTGGTGTCGCTTTTGATTGGTGCGGTTGTGGTTTTGGTCCACGCTTCCTTCAGGAGGACTGATGATTTGTATGATGAAGAATCCGCTGAAGGCTTGTTTTCTGGACCTTCATCTTCTTCCTGATTCTGGCTTTcttttgtaattctttttatGTGTGGTGAGTTATTATTGGCATATCTATATGATCtcaattttttggttttttgtttGATTGATTGTTTGTTTGTAACTGTTGTTTAATTTAATGGGGGGTTATTTAATTTCTTCTTTAAAGTTGTTAAATTCATTTCAAGATGTTATTGTTTGATCCCCTCGATCATAATTCAATCCAAAGTTTGCTTTGACTTTTGAATGGTAGATTAAGGAATCTGTTGATCAGATTTTTTTTAGCGGAAAATGAAACTGGCAGGAATAGTAtaagaatattatattttagccatttattttgGAATGTTaccttatcataaaattttttgaTTAAACTATAGAATTGATTCCTATATTTCgagtaatttattttttacgTTCTTTGagctttttttgtttttcattctcatctatttttccttttatttttttacattctTGAAGTCAACTTGACagtaaagaaataaacaaaaagttGAAAGCCATTGTTCCCTATAATTAAAACCCATAACTCCATACAATGTTTCTTTCTTTAGTGCCAATTCGACTTCttgatatgttaaaaaaattaaaaaaataagaaaacagagggagaagcaaaagataacgaaaaaaattaaaagaacaaaaaaaattttaaattgcttgaaataaaaaattataagaattaattgtataatttaatttaaaatttttgttataagaattaattgtataatttaatttaaaataataatttaatgtaaCACTTCAGCTTATCGTTAATGGCAATTAACGactcaataattaaaatattataacacgataatgtaaataattaaaatataaacgtaatattttaaacataaataattagaaaaaaaatatgcatGAGTATAATTTATAGCTGTTCTAactttaatttatcataatttgttTCTCAAACCAaaattgaatgttaaataattGGAGAGACAAAAGCGAAGGcaattaatataatttgaaaaGGTGAAGAGCGATGGGTCCTAATTAGGCTTCATTTTCATTCACATTGCTTTTACAGCAAAAGGTGAAGGCACATGGATAGGGTGCAGTTGTTAGGGGTGAACAATGAGGGTGACACTTGTTGTAATGCACAAGATTGAAGGATTTGAGTTGAAGCCAAATATAAGGGCCAAACTTTCCTTCCGACAATGGGATTTATTCATCAatgtttgaaataaattaatccaTAAAATATAAGGGAAAAAAGGAGGAGTTAGGTTGGCGAAATGGAAAGAAACAGAATCCTATGCCTAACATCCAGCATGAAGTTGGAAGAATGAGGCAATGCCACTTTTTGGTTTCAAAAGATGGATTGAACTAGTTTATGGGTCTTCTGctcatattcatttcaatttctatatttttaataataaaaacgtatttttttttaaaaaaggattcAAATCCAATAAATGTTTCTATTATCGGTCAGGGCAATCATAACGTCCATGTGGAACTCATGTGAGAACCACCCACCAGTCATCGGTGGTGGACAATGGATTTATTGGGCAATCGTTCTGCCGCAGTCGTCCATTTCCGAGGAGATGTcgactttttaaaataattttttatataacattATTTCTTAATATCGTATAAAATATTATCTAATTTTACTACATATTACTTGACTTTTACTTCGATTTTACTCCAAATATTACATAAAACATTACGAATTTAGAGATAATGCAATTTCACTTTGGAAGCGCACCTAGAAATTTTATTTAGGGATAATAGTATATTTAGCAGGttaaattaatctttttttttaaaaaatagaggaATGGATAGATTTTCGTGATATTTAGGAAAATATATCGATTTTGAGGAAATAGTGAAAAAGCGtcctattatatgtattttttatttatgtggTTGAAAATACATCCTACGGGGTACGCTTTCAACCAACGATAACATCTCGACAGTTAAATTTCAAATCCCCACAATGGCTAGTTTATTTTCTATATAAACAACCCagtcatttttactatttttcattcaaatccaattctctcaatattttagttctaatttcttcataaatttctatcaaaatcttgttttttaattttttatttcataatttattcgttcatcttattcattttgaaGACAACCACATTTCCGGCAAGCAATTGCAAATGGTAaggaaaattttgtaattt encodes:
- the LOC107951932 gene encoding PRA1 family protein F3; amino-acid sequence: MTNYGTIPTSSTAGPSANIGYLSRAKERIKEGLGARRPWKLMFNFHSINFPGNLSEAITRVRTNVAYFRMNYAMIVLLILFLSLLWHPISLLVFVAMMAAWLFLYFLRDEPLVVFRRTIDDRVVLVVLGVLTIVFLLLTDATTNILVSLLIGAVVVLVHASFRRTDDLYDEESAEGLFSGPSSSS